From the Nitrobacter hamburgensis X14 genome, one window contains:
- the mobB gene encoding molybdopterin-guanine dinucleotide biosynthesis protein B, whose translation MKVIGLAGWSGAGKTTLLTRLIPYLLKEGLSISVIKHAHHNFDVDVPGKDSWRHREAGATEVLVSSERRWALMHELHEAPELHLFELLQKLAPVDLVVVEGFKREPLPKIEVHRAGNGKPFLFPDDKNIVGIAADIAVETRLPVAHLDDISAIAKLMQRAAMPVEEIDTLRAVRG comes from the coding sequence ATGAAAGTCATCGGCCTGGCGGGATGGAGCGGCGCCGGAAAGACCACGTTGCTGACGCGCCTCATTCCGTATTTGCTGAAAGAGGGCCTGAGTATTTCCGTAATCAAGCACGCTCACCACAATTTTGATGTGGATGTGCCCGGCAAGGACTCCTGGCGTCACCGCGAGGCCGGCGCGACCGAAGTCCTGGTGTCATCCGAGCGGCGCTGGGCGCTGATGCATGAGCTGCACGAGGCTCCCGAGTTGCATCTTTTTGAACTGCTGCAAAAGCTGGCCCCCGTTGACCTCGTTGTCGTCGAAGGATTCAAGCGCGAGCCGCTGCCCAAGATCGAGGTCCACCGTGCCGGTAACGGCAAGCCCTTCCTGTTTCCTGACGACAAAAACATCGTCGGCATCGCCGCTGACATTGCGGTTGAAACCAGGCTGCCGGTGGCCCATCTCGATGATATCTCCGCTATCGCCAAGCTCATGCAGCGCGCGGCGATGCCGGTGGAGGAGATCGATACGCTGCGCGCGGTACGAGGCTGA
- the fdhD gene encoding formate dehydrogenase accessory sulfurtransferase FdhD: MMRIEKSPVPLIVPNPDDSRLTQRVIGIDQTGANVEIKVPMERPLTLYLNAQEIVTMMTIGDHPEYLALGYLLNQNMLKYDDVVTEVDYDDDLQVVVVRTEHNTNFEHKLKKRTQTSGCAQGTSFGDLLEAVESVELPKAKLRTSWLYQMTHTINTTPSLYLEAGAIHGCVLCREGTPLCYTEDVGRHNAVDKIAGWMYQHGVDPADKILYTTGRLTSEMVIKTVRMGIPILVSRSGCTAWGVDLARQVGLTLVGRTRGKRFIALSGEERIVYDQNLTYVEDESARHKRKGESIDD; the protein is encoded by the coding sequence ATGATGAGGATCGAAAAATCACCGGTCCCCCTGATCGTCCCGAACCCGGACGATTCACGGCTGACCCAGCGCGTCATCGGGATCGACCAGACCGGCGCGAATGTCGAGATCAAGGTGCCGATGGAGCGGCCGCTGACGCTCTACCTGAACGCTCAGGAGATCGTCACCATGATGACGATCGGCGACCATCCGGAATACCTCGCGCTGGGCTACTTGCTCAACCAGAACATGCTGAAATACGACGACGTCGTCACCGAGGTCGACTATGACGACGATCTGCAGGTCGTGGTCGTCAGGACCGAGCACAACACCAATTTCGAGCACAAGCTGAAGAAGCGCACGCAGACCTCCGGTTGCGCGCAGGGTACGTCATTCGGCGATCTGCTCGAAGCAGTCGAAAGCGTCGAGCTTCCCAAGGCGAAACTGCGCACGTCCTGGCTGTATCAGATGACGCACACGATCAACACCACGCCCTCGCTCTACCTTGAGGCCGGTGCTATCCATGGCTGCGTGCTGTGCAGGGAAGGCACGCCGCTCTGCTACACCGAGGATGTAGGCCGTCACAACGCCGTCGACAAGATTGCCGGCTGGATGTACCAACACGGCGTCGATCCCGCCGACAAGATCCTTTACACCACAGGACGGCTGACCTCGGAGATGGTGATCAAGACCGTGCGGATGGGCATTCCGATCCTGGTGTCGCGCTCGGGCTGCACCGCCTGGGGCGTCGATCTGGCGCGGCAGGTGGGATTGACGCTGGTCGGGCGCACACGGGGAAAACGCTTCATCGCATTGTCGGGCGAAGAGCGCATCGTCTACGATCAGAACCTCACTTATGTCGAGGACGAGTCGGCGCGGCACAAGCGTAAGGGGGAGAGCATTGACGATTGA
- the mobA gene encoding molybdenum cofactor guanylyltransferase MobA: MSRTSRRGTSVRGRALTIEIPPTQGVLLAGGLARRMGGGDKPMRTIGGSTILERVIARLKPQCDGIILNANGDPGRFAMFGLTVVADNVPDFPGPLAGILAALDWTATNRPGVEWVLSAAADCPFLPRDLVMRLHQGRAEEKAQLAVAVSGEQSHPVIGLWHVGLREELRRALVKDDIRKIDRWTACYRLAAVSWPTEPLDPFFNANTVEDIAEAERLAALDGG; this comes from the coding sequence ATGTCGAGGACGAGTCGGCGCGGCACAAGCGTAAGGGGGAGAGCATTGACGATTGAAATCCCGCCGACCCAGGGCGTGCTGCTCGCCGGCGGCCTTGCGCGACGCATGGGCGGCGGCGACAAGCCGATGCGGACGATCGGCGGCAGTACCATTCTGGAGCGCGTCATTGCGCGGCTGAAGCCGCAATGCGACGGGATCATTCTCAACGCCAATGGCGATCCCGGAAGGTTCGCTATGTTCGGGCTCACGGTCGTCGCCGACAACGTGCCCGATTTTCCCGGACCGCTCGCCGGTATTCTTGCTGCGCTCGACTGGACGGCCACGAACCGCCCCGGGGTCGAATGGGTGCTCAGCGCCGCCGCGGATTGCCCGTTCCTGCCGCGCGATCTTGTCATGCGCCTGCATCAGGGCCGCGCGGAGGAGAAGGCCCAACTTGCGGTCGCCGTGTCCGGCGAACAATCGCATCCGGTGATCGGGCTCTGGCATGTCGGCCTGCGCGAGGAGCTGCGCCGCGCGCTGGTCAAAGACGACATCCGCAAGATCGACCGCTGGACCGCGTGCTACCGGCTCGCGGCTGTAAGCTGGCCGACCGAACCGCTCGATCCGTTCTTCAATGCCAATACGGTCGAGGACATCGCAGAGGCGGAACGGCTGGCGGCCCTCGACGGGGGCTAG
- a CDS encoding molybdopterin biosynthesis protein, whose product MARKTTNISPPNNRDSGEQDQFLTILSREEALQRFEAALFPRAITREQRGLADALGSALADDVVAPLDVPPFDRSNVDGFAVRSVDLSSATEGTPVRLALNDEAIACGTAPTKPVLSGTATTIATGGPLPRGADAIVMVEHTQPADGFAIDVRRTVSPGQFVSYAGSDIARGETLLRAGTVIGSREVGMLAACGIAEVSVAGRPRVAVISTGDELVQPGSPLRPAAIYDTNGAIVAAAIDENGGDAVFLGAVPDDDAQLEAAMRRALLESDMLVLSGGTSKGAGDLSHRIIGRLGSPGITAHGVALKPGKPLCLAVCDGKPVVILPGFPTSAMFTFHDMIVPVLRRMAGMPPRTDAKVSAKVPIRIASELGRTEFVMVSLVEGRDGLIAYPTGKGSGAITSFAQADGFLRIETLADHMPADTEAEVTLFTRHVRAPDLVIIGSHCTGLDLVTTPLARAGLIVRSIAVGSLGGLAAARRGECDLAPIHLFDDRTETYNTPFLVEGLELLPGWRRMQGIVFCRGDRRFEGVSAQEAVRAALADPSCIMVNRNQGAGTRILIDRLLGGARPEGYWNQPRSHNAVAAAVAQRRADWGMTIAPVARASDLGFIPLAEEYYDFALVTARKQRPAVQAFLDALVSDEIRTALDHAGFRRA is encoded by the coding sequence ATGGCTCGAAAGACGACCAACATTTCGCCCCCGAACAATCGCGATAGCGGCGAGCAGGACCAATTCCTCACAATTCTCTCGCGCGAAGAAGCTCTCCAACGGTTCGAGGCCGCGCTGTTTCCGCGCGCTATCACAAGGGAGCAGCGCGGGCTTGCCGATGCGCTCGGCAGCGCGCTCGCCGACGATGTGGTGGCGCCGCTCGACGTGCCGCCCTTCGATCGTTCCAATGTAGACGGTTTTGCCGTTCGCTCGGTCGATCTGTCTTCGGCAACCGAAGGCACCCCGGTTCGGCTAGCGTTGAACGACGAAGCGATCGCATGCGGCACCGCGCCCACCAAGCCGGTGCTGTCGGGAACGGCGACGACGATTGCGACCGGTGGCCCTCTGCCGCGCGGCGCCGACGCGATTGTTATGGTCGAACACACCCAGCCGGCGGATGGCTTCGCCATCGACGTGCGCCGCACCGTTTCGCCCGGACAGTTCGTCTCCTACGCCGGTTCTGACATCGCCCGCGGCGAGACGTTGCTGCGGGCCGGAACGGTGATCGGCTCGCGCGAGGTCGGCATGCTGGCGGCATGCGGCATCGCGGAGGTCAGTGTTGCCGGGAGGCCGCGCGTTGCTGTCATCTCGACAGGCGACGAACTGGTGCAGCCCGGTTCACCGCTTCGCCCCGCCGCAATCTACGATACCAACGGCGCGATCGTCGCCGCGGCGATAGATGAAAACGGCGGTGATGCGGTCTTTCTCGGCGCCGTCCCGGACGATGATGCACAGCTCGAGGCGGCGATGCGGCGCGCGCTTCTCGAAAGCGACATGCTGGTGCTGTCCGGCGGCACCTCCAAAGGCGCTGGCGATCTGTCCCACCGCATCATCGGCCGGCTAGGTAGCCCAGGCATCACCGCGCATGGTGTTGCCCTCAAGCCGGGCAAGCCGCTATGCCTTGCTGTCTGTGACGGCAAGCCGGTCGTGATCCTGCCGGGATTTCCGACCTCGGCGATGTTCACCTTTCACGACATGATCGTGCCGGTGCTTCGACGAATGGCCGGTATGCCGCCCCGCACCGATGCCAAAGTCAGCGCGAAGGTGCCGATACGGATCGCTTCCGAACTCGGCCGCACCGAATTCGTCATGGTTTCACTGGTCGAAGGTCGCGACGGACTGATCGCCTATCCAACCGGCAAGGGCTCGGGTGCGATCACCTCGTTCGCGCAGGCCGACGGCTTCCTGCGTATCGAGACATTGGCCGACCACATGCCGGCCGATACCGAGGCGGAGGTCACGCTGTTCACCCGGCATGTCCGGGCGCCGGATCTTGTGATCATAGGGAGCCATTGCACCGGACTTGATCTCGTCACCACGCCGCTCGCGCGCGCGGGCCTCATCGTGCGCTCGATCGCGGTCGGCAGCCTCGGCGGACTGGCAGCGGCGCGGCGTGGCGAGTGCGATCTCGCGCCCATCCATCTGTTCGACGACAGGACCGAGACCTACAACACGCCTTTCCTGGTCGAAGGACTCGAATTGCTGCCGGGCTGGCGCCGCATGCAGGGCATTGTGTTTTGCAGGGGAGACCGACGATTCGAAGGCGTGAGTGCGCAGGAAGCCGTGCGTGCTGCGCTGGCCGATCCTTCCTGCATTATGGTGAACCGCAACCAGGGCGCTGGCACGCGCATCCTGATCGACCGGCTGCTCGGAGGCGCGCGGCCGGAAGGTTACTGGAACCAGCCGCGTTCGCATAATGCGGTTGCCGCAGCGGTGGCGCAGCGTCGTGCCGATTGGGGCATGACCATTGCGCCGGTGGCGCGGGCCTCCGATCTCGGCTTCATTCCGCTCGCCGAGGAGTATTACGATTTCGCGCTGGTGACGGCGCGAAAGCAACGTCCTGCGGTACAGGCCTTTCTCGACGCGCTGGTATCGGACGAAATCCGGACAGCGCTGGACCATGCCGGCTTTCGGCGGGCGTGA
- a CDS encoding molybdopterin-binding protein — MTQCLPASLTPLETAVATLLYEIEAVTPEELPLAEALGCVVAEIPALPSVPARDLAAADGWAVNANDVVGASSYSPLAVVRPPTWVDAGDAMPQHCDCVLDIDAVDTSGPVAEVIVEGVPGQGIRRAGSDVAADRPAIASGHLIRPRDLLTARAAGLETLNVRRPRLRIVNLPGGTATAHLIADHARANGAHVTEIEAAARDASSIADALDPVGSDLLIAVGGSGVGRNDATLTALARRGEVLAHGIALQPGRTAAIGRAGAVPVLMMPGAPDHALPAWFALALPALERLTGRRSRESRLLPLARKIASSVGLAEIALLEERDGAWLPLATGDLPLHVMARADAWLLIPGSSEGFAAGTPVDAYLWRE, encoded by the coding sequence ATCACGCAGTGCCTGCCAGCATCGCTCACGCCGCTCGAGACCGCGGTTGCAACCTTGCTGTACGAGATCGAGGCGGTGACGCCGGAGGAGCTTCCCCTTGCCGAGGCGCTCGGCTGCGTCGTGGCCGAAATTCCGGCTCTCCCATCCGTTCCGGCCCGCGATCTTGCCGCCGCCGATGGTTGGGCGGTGAACGCCAATGATGTGGTCGGCGCGTCATCCTATTCGCCGCTCGCCGTAGTGAGGCCTCCGACCTGGGTCGATGCCGGCGATGCGATGCCGCAACACTGCGACTGCGTGCTCGATATCGACGCGGTCGATACGTCGGGCCCGGTCGCCGAAGTCATCGTCGAAGGTGTGCCCGGGCAGGGTATCCGGCGCGCCGGCAGCGACGTCGCTGCGGACCGCCCGGCGATTGCGTCAGGTCATCTGATCCGCCCGCGCGATCTTCTCACGGCGCGGGCCGCCGGGCTGGAAACGCTCAACGTGCGCCGTCCGCGGCTCCGCATCGTCAATCTTCCCGGCGGCACGGCGACAGCCCATCTGATCGCCGACCATGCTCGCGCCAACGGCGCCCACGTCACTGAGATAGAAGCCGCAGCCCGCGATGCGTCGTCGATCGCGGACGCGCTCGACCCGGTCGGCTCCGACCTGTTGATCGCCGTAGGCGGCAGCGGCGTCGGCCGCAACGATGCAACGCTCACCGCGCTCGCCCGCCGCGGCGAGGTGCTTGCCCATGGCATCGCGCTGCAGCCTGGGCGCACCGCGGCCATCGGACGGGCTGGTGCGGTCCCCGTTCTCATGATGCCTGGCGCTCCCGATCATGCGCTCCCCGCATGGTTCGCCTTGGCGCTTCCCGCGCTGGAGCGTCTGACCGGACGACGATCGCGGGAATCGCGGCTCCTGCCCCTGGCGCGCAAGATCGCCTCGAGCGTTGGCCTCGCCGAGATCGCGCTGCTTGAGGAACGGGATGGCGCGTGGCTTCCGCTCGCGACTGGCGATCTGCCGCTTCATGTCATGGCCCGCGCGGATGCGTGGCTGTTGATCCCGGGCTCCAGCGAAGGTTTCGCGGCAGGCACGCCGGTCGATGCCTATCTATGGCGTGAATGA
- a CDS encoding ATP-binding protein has product MPIRTKLDGRLTLIRATLDAGLTLIRTASRRVSVANGRIGRAFKNWMPKGLYARALLIMIVPMVVLQSVVAFVFMERHWNTVTRRLSAAVVQDVAALIDVYKDYPQDKDRATIRGIAQQRLGLVVDFLPPGDMPPPGPKPFFSLLDQSLSVQIGRQIGKPFWIDTVGRSNLVEIRIQLDDAVMRVFAQRSAAYASNSEIFIFWMLGTSSILLFVAVLFLRNQIKPILRLADAADSFGKGRDAPNFRPRGAREVRRAAQAFIEMKMRIERSIEQRTAMLAGVSHDLRTILTRFKLELALIGGDSPEVDGMRKDVDEMHGMLEAYLAFARGDSGEPAQPTDMAAALEELRGDAERNGHAATSIFYGLPVVTVKPAAFKRCLGNLVSNAARHGDSIAINGHRDHRWLTVMVDDDGPGIPQDMRKEVFKPFLRLDSARNQDESGSGLGLAIARDIARSHGGDITLGDSPMGGLRATVRVPV; this is encoded by the coding sequence ATGCCGATCAGGACTAAGCTCGATGGCCGCCTAACGCTTATCAGGGCCACGCTCGACGCCGGCCTGACGCTGATCCGCACTGCGTCCCGGCGTGTCTCGGTAGCCAATGGCCGGATCGGGCGGGCGTTCAAGAACTGGATGCCCAAGGGTCTCTATGCCCGCGCTCTGCTGATCATGATCGTGCCGATGGTGGTGCTGCAATCGGTGGTGGCCTTCGTGTTCATGGAGCGGCACTGGAATACGGTGACGCGCCGGCTGTCGGCGGCGGTGGTGCAGGATGTAGCCGCGCTGATCGATGTCTATAAGGACTACCCGCAGGACAAGGACCGCGCGACGATCCGCGGCATCGCACAGCAGCGGCTCGGGCTCGTGGTCGATTTCCTGCCGCCGGGCGATATGCCGCCGCCCGGGCCGAAGCCGTTCTTCTCGCTGCTCGACCAGTCGCTGTCGGTGCAGATCGGCAGGCAGATCGGCAAGCCGTTCTGGATCGACACGGTCGGCCGCTCCAATCTGGTGGAGATCAGGATCCAGCTCGACGACGCGGTGATGCGGGTGTTCGCGCAACGCAGCGCCGCCTATGCGTCAAACTCCGAAATCTTCATTTTCTGGATGCTGGGCACGTCCTCGATCCTGCTGTTCGTCGCGGTGCTGTTCCTGCGCAACCAGATCAAGCCGATCCTGCGGCTGGCGGATGCCGCCGACAGTTTTGGCAAGGGCCGCGACGCTCCGAACTTCCGTCCGCGCGGGGCGCGCGAGGTCCGGCGCGCCGCGCAAGCCTTCATCGAAATGAAGATGCGTATCGAGCGCAGCATCGAGCAGCGTACCGCGATGCTGGCCGGCGTATCGCATGACCTGCGCACCATCCTGACCCGCTTCAAGCTGGAACTGGCGCTGATCGGCGGCGACAGTCCGGAAGTCGACGGCATGCGCAAGGATGTCGACGAGATGCATGGGATGCTTGAGGCCTATCTCGCCTTCGCGCGCGGCGACAGCGGCGAGCCGGCGCAACCGACCGACATGGCGGCCGCGCTGGAGGAGTTGCGCGGCGACGCCGAGCGCAACGGTCACGCCGCGACGAGCATTTTTTACGGACTGCCCGTTGTCACCGTCAAGCCGGCGGCGTTCAAGCGCTGTCTCGGCAATCTGGTGTCGAACGCGGCACGCCATGGCGACTCCATCGCGATCAACGGCCATCGCGATCACCGCTGGCTCACGGTGATGGTCGACGATGACGGTCCGGGCATCCCGCAGGACATGCGCAAGGAAGTTTTCAAGCCGTTCCTGCGGCTCGACAGCGCGCGCAATCAGGACGAGAGCGGCTCCGGCCTCGGCCTCGCCATTGCGCGCGACATCGCGCGCTCCCATGGCGGCGACATCACGCTCGGCGACAGTCCGATGGGTGGTCTGCGCGCAACGGTGCGGGTGCCGGTGTAA
- a CDS encoding response regulator has protein sequence MTVTQTAGGARPPVRPADDAPHLLLVDDDRRIRDLLSRFLVGEGYRVTTAMSAKAARSKLLGLYFDLLILDIMMPGETGFDLARFIRASSSVPIIMLTARHEAESRIEGLQIGADDYVAKPFEPRELVLRIGNILKRTMPLPAVRTGSIAFGPYVYHLERGELRQGDDVVHLTDREREMLRVLAATPGETVRRGELNGGGTVNERAVDVQINRLRRKIERDPANPLFLQAVRGVGYRLVAAP, from the coding sequence ATGACGGTCACGCAAACGGCAGGGGGCGCGCGACCGCCGGTGAGGCCGGCCGACGACGCCCCGCATCTGCTGCTGGTCGACGACGACAGGCGTATCCGCGATCTGCTGTCGCGTTTTCTGGTGGGGGAGGGCTACCGCGTCACCACCGCCATGAGCGCCAAGGCCGCCCGCTCGAAACTGCTTGGACTGTATTTCGACCTGTTGATCCTCGACATCATGATGCCCGGCGAAACCGGCTTCGATCTCGCTCGCTTCATCCGCGCCTCGTCCTCGGTGCCGATCATCATGCTGACGGCCCGGCATGAGGCGGAGAGCCGCATCGAGGGCCTGCAGATCGGCGCCGACGACTATGTCGCCAAGCCGTTCGAGCCGCGCGAGCTGGTGCTGCGGATCGGGAACATCCTCAAGCGCACGATGCCGCTGCCGGCGGTACGAACCGGATCGATCGCGTTCGGGCCTTACGTCTATCATCTGGAGCGCGGTGAGCTGCGGCAGGGCGACGACGTCGTTCATCTCACCGATCGCGAGCGCGAGATGCTGCGCGTGCTCGCCGCCACGCCCGGCGAGACGGTTCGCCGCGGTGAGCTGAACGGCGGCGGCACCGTGAATGAGCGCGCCGTCGATGTTCAGATCAACCGGCTGCGGCGGAAGATCGAGCGCGATCCGGCCAACCCGCTATTCCTCCAGGCCGTGCGCGGCGTCGGCTATCGCCTGGTCGCAGCGCCTTGA
- a CDS encoding MarR family winged helix-turn-helix transcriptional regulator gives MGAAGPEASGRRPAETRWDIIELLFFAYRDFVGDPDHVLEKFGFGRAHHRVMHFVHRYPGLNVADLLEVLRITKQSLGRVLKQLLDEGYIVQKAGDADRRQRLLFATAKGEALVAQLAGLQTDRIARALRGLDASGAEAVRKFLLGMIDHDDPDKVLEAILRVDGKMVKV, from the coding sequence ATGGGCGCTGCCGGCCCGGAAGCATCGGGCAGGCGACCTGCGGAGACGCGATGGGACATCATCGAACTGCTGTTCTTCGCCTATCGCGATTTCGTCGGCGATCCCGACCATGTGCTGGAAAAATTCGGTTTCGGCCGCGCGCATCATCGGGTGATGCATTTCGTCCACCGTTATCCCGGCCTCAACGTCGCGGATCTGCTCGAGGTGCTGCGCATCACCAAGCAATCGCTGGGGCGGGTTCTCAAGCAGCTCCTCGATGAGGGCTATATCGTGCAGAAGGCCGGCGACGCCGACCGGCGTCAGCGCCTTCTTTTCGCCACCGCGAAAGGCGAGGCGCTAGTGGCGCAGCTCGCGGGCCTGCAGACCGACCGCATCGCGCGCGCGCTGCGAGGCCTCGATGCATCCGGCGCCGAGGCGGTGCGCAAATTTCTGCTCGGGATGATCGACCACGACGATCCCGACAAGGTGCTGGAGGCGATCCTGCGGGTCGACGGCAAGATGGTGAAGGTATGA
- a CDS encoding branched-chain amino acid aminotransferase, whose amino-acid sequence MGVSLDTIDGAMTLKFDVQPTANPTPPTARTEKLANPGFGRVFTDHMAVVRYNPAKGWHGARVESRASFSLDPATAVLHYAQEIFEGLKAYKRDDGGVNLFRPDANARRFRNSAERMAMAPLPEPVFIEAIEQLVRIDRAWVPGGEGSLYLRPFMIANEVFLGVKPSAEYIFAVIASPVGSYFKGGPAPVSIWVSENYTRAAVGGTGTVKCGGNYAASLRAQAEAIDRGCDQVVFLDAVERRYIEELGGMNIFFVFDDGSLSTPPLGTILPGITRDSIITLAKESGTRVREEPYTIDQWRSDAASGRLKEAFACGTAAVISPIGKVCSAHGDFTINGGAAGPVAMGFRKKLVDIQYGRAADAHNWTRKVL is encoded by the coding sequence ATGGGAGTTTCGCTCGATACGATCGATGGCGCGATGACGTTGAAATTCGACGTCCAGCCGACGGCCAATCCGACGCCCCCGACCGCGCGTACGGAGAAGCTCGCCAACCCGGGTTTCGGCCGGGTGTTTACCGACCACATGGCCGTGGTGCGCTACAATCCGGCGAAGGGCTGGCACGGCGCGCGCGTCGAATCCCGCGCCAGCTTTTCGCTCGATCCCGCGACCGCCGTTCTGCACTACGCGCAGGAGATTTTCGAAGGCCTCAAGGCTTACAAGCGTGACGACGGCGGCGTGAACCTGTTCCGCCCCGACGCCAATGCGCGGCGCTTCCGCAATTCGGCCGAGCGCATGGCGATGGCGCCGCTCCCTGAGCCCGTGTTCATCGAAGCCATTGAGCAACTCGTGCGCATCGACCGGGCCTGGGTTCCGGGCGGTGAAGGCAGCCTGTACCTGCGGCCCTTCATGATCGCGAACGAGGTCTTCCTCGGCGTGAAGCCCTCGGCGGAGTACATCTTCGCCGTCATCGCCTCGCCGGTCGGCTCCTATTTCAAGGGCGGCCCCGCGCCGGTCTCGATCTGGGTCTCGGAAAACTACACGCGTGCGGCGGTCGGCGGCACCGGCACCGTCAAATGCGGCGGAAACTACGCCGCCAGCCTGCGCGCACAAGCCGAAGCCATCGATCGCGGCTGCGATCAGGTCGTTTTCCTGGACGCGGTCGAGCGCCGCTACATCGAGGAACTCGGCGGCATGAACATTTTCTTCGTGTTCGACGACGGTTCACTCTCGACGCCGCCGCTCGGCACCATCCTGCCGGGCATCACCCGCGATTCGATCATTACGCTCGCAAAGGAATCCGGTACGCGCGTGCGCGAGGAGCCCTATACAATCGACCAGTGGCGCTCTGACGCCGCCAGCGGCAGGCTGAAAGAAGCCTTCGCCTGCGGCACGGCGGCGGTCATCTCACCGATCGGCAAGGTGTGCTCGGCGCACGGCGATTTCACCATCAATGGCGGCGCCGCCGGTCCCGTCGCGATGGGCTTTCGCAAGAAGCTGGTCGACATCCAGTACGGCCGCGCGGCCGACGCGCACAACTGGACCCGCAAGGTGCTGTGA
- a CDS encoding IS5-like element ISNha7 family transposase, translated as MRGSDERSGSLFSYVDLEARIRSDHPLRTIRQIANAALNDLSRDFDKLYTAFGRPSIAPEKLLRAMLLQAFYGIRSERQLMERLEFDLLLRWFVGLGVDDPVWDHSTFSKNRDRLLEGEIAAKFLNALMGQHQVKRLLSSEHFSVDGTLIEAWASIKSFRRKDGGDQDSDGPGRNAERSFHNEKRCNETHQSTTDPEARLYKKGGGQPAKLCYIGHALMENRNGLAVLGGVSRATGTAERDQALALIDCHRGQSERRITLGADKAYDVTAFVEDLRRRSVTPHIAIDGHLSKTGKPRKTAIDQRTLRHAGYAVSQRCRKRIEEVFGWIKASAGLAKIKLRGRDRVNATFTLALAAYNLIRLPKLLAAAA; from the coding sequence ATGCGGGGAAGCGACGAACGGTCAGGCTCGCTGTTCAGCTATGTGGACTTGGAGGCTCGGATTCGCTCCGACCATCCGCTGCGAACGATCCGACAGATCGCGAACGCGGCGTTGAATGATCTGTCGAGGGACTTTGACAAGCTCTACACGGCGTTCGGCCGTCCCTCGATCGCACCGGAGAAGCTGCTTCGGGCAATGCTGCTGCAGGCATTCTACGGGATCCGCTCGGAACGGCAGTTGATGGAGCGGCTGGAGTTCGACCTGCTGTTGCGCTGGTTCGTGGGCTTGGGCGTGGACGACCCGGTGTGGGACCACTCGACCTTCTCGAAGAACCGCGACCGATTGCTTGAAGGTGAGATCGCCGCGAAGTTCTTGAACGCGCTGATGGGGCAGCACCAGGTCAAGCGGCTGTTATCAAGCGAGCATTTTTCGGTCGACGGCACGCTGATCGAGGCGTGGGCATCGATCAAGAGCTTCCGGCGCAAGGACGGCGGTGACCAGGACAGTGATGGACCGGGACGCAACGCCGAGCGCAGTTTCCACAACGAGAAGCGCTGCAACGAGACGCATCAGAGCACGACCGATCCCGAGGCACGGCTCTATAAGAAGGGCGGCGGCCAGCCGGCGAAGCTTTGCTACATCGGCCATGCCCTGATGGAGAACCGCAACGGACTGGCGGTGCTGGGTGGCGTGAGCCGGGCGACCGGAACGGCGGAGCGGGATCAGGCGTTGGCGCTGATCGACTGCCACCGCGGCCAAAGCGAGCGGCGGATCACGCTGGGCGCCGACAAGGCCTATGACGTCACCGCATTCGTCGAGGACTTAAGACGGCGTTCGGTCACGCCGCACATCGCCATCGACGGGCATTTGAGCAAGACCGGAAAGCCGCGCAAGACCGCGATCGACCAGAGGACTCTCCGTCATGCCGGATATGCCGTCAGCCAACGCTGTCGCAAGCGCATCGAGGAGGTGTTCGGCTGGATCAAGGCCTCCGCCGGACTTGCCAAGATCAAGCTGCGAGGCCGCGACCGCGTCAACGCCACCTTCACCCTGGCGCTGGCGGCCTACAACCTGATCCGCTTGCCCAAACTCCTGGCAGCCGCCGCGTGA